One window from the genome of Marinobacter sp. LV10R510-11A encodes:
- the nuoK gene encoding NADH-quinone oxidoreductase subunit NuoK — MNGVPMEHGLVLAAILFALGLAGLMFRRNMIFILMSLEIMLNAAGLAFIVAGAAWQQPEGQVMFLLVITLAAAEAAVGLALLIQLHQRFKSLDIDAVSRMRG, encoded by the coding sequence ATGAACGGTGTACCCATGGAACATGGTCTGGTGTTGGCAGCCATTCTGTTCGCGCTGGGGCTGGCTGGCCTGATGTTCAGGCGCAATATGATCTTTATACTGATGAGCCTTGAGATCATGCTCAACGCCGCGGGGCTTGCCTTTATCGTCGCCGGCGCGGCCTGGCAGCAGCCGGAAGGCCAGGTCATGTTTCTGCTGGTGATCACGCTGGCGGCTGCAGAGGCCGCGGTCGGCTTGGCGTTGTTGATTCAACTGCACCAACGCTTCAAATCCCTGGATATCGATGCGGTCAGCAGGATGCGTGGATAA
- the nuoH gene encoding NADH-quinone oxidoreductase subunit NuoH, producing the protein MSWITLGNWRPEWLTPAVMDIAVAMIQAVVILLVAVLVGAILTVVERRLLGWWQDRYGPNRVGPFGSLQVVADMIKIFFKEDWIPPFADRTLFVLAPAIAMASLLLSFMIIPITPGWGVADWNIGLLFFLAMGGINVYSVLLGGWASANKYALIGAMRSSAQTISYEVFMGLSLMGVVAMAGTFNLREIVNAQQDLWYIVPQFLGFCNFLIAGFAVVHRHPFDQPEAEQELADGYHVEYSSMKFGMFFIGEYVGMLLISALVVTLFFGGWHGPLLPPIVWFVLKISVFLMLFILVRASLPRPRYDRVMTFGWIVCLPLTLINLLVTGAVILLVAPG; encoded by the coding sequence ATGAGCTGGATAACCCTTGGTAACTGGCGACCCGAATGGTTGACCCCGGCGGTGATGGATATCGCCGTGGCCATGATCCAGGCAGTGGTCATTCTGCTGGTAGCGGTGCTGGTGGGGGCAATCCTCACGGTGGTAGAGCGTCGCCTGCTGGGCTGGTGGCAAGACCGTTACGGTCCCAACCGGGTGGGCCCCTTCGGCTCTCTGCAAGTGGTCGCCGATATGATCAAGATCTTCTTCAAGGAAGACTGGATACCGCCCTTTGCCGACCGGACTCTCTTCGTGCTGGCCCCGGCGATTGCTATGGCATCGCTGTTGTTGTCGTTCATGATTATCCCCATCACGCCGGGCTGGGGCGTGGCGGACTGGAACATCGGCTTGCTGTTCTTTCTGGCCATGGGCGGCATTAATGTCTACTCGGTGCTGCTGGGCGGCTGGGCCAGTGCCAACAAGTATGCGCTGATCGGTGCCATGCGCTCTTCGGCTCAGACCATCTCCTATGAGGTATTCATGGGGCTGTCATTGATGGGTGTTGTTGCCATGGCGGGCACCTTCAACCTGCGCGAGATCGTCAACGCTCAGCAGGACCTGTGGTATATCGTTCCCCAGTTTCTGGGTTTCTGTAACTTTCTTATTGCCGGCTTCGCGGTGGTGCACCGTCACCCCTTCGATCAGCCCGAAGCGGAGCAGGAGCTGGCAGACGGCTATCACGTTGAATACTCCTCCATGAAATTTGGCATGTTCTTTATTGGCGAATATGTCGGCATGCTGCTGATTTCCGCGCTTGTGGTGACGCTATTCTTCGGCGGTTGGCACGGGCCGCTGCTGCCACCCATTGTCTGGTTTGTACTCAAGATCAGTGTCTTTTTGATGCTGTTCATTCTAGTGCGGGCCTCGCTGCCTCGGCCGCGTTACGACCGGGTGATGACTTTCGGCTGGATTGTCTGTTTGCCGCTAACGCTGATCAACCTGCTGGTAACCGGCGCAGTGATACTGCTTGTGGCGCCAGGATAA
- the nuoL gene encoding NADH-quinone oxidoreductase subunit L, whose amino-acid sequence MITSLLSTALLLPLTFLLPLAGTLILAFSRGKLGYRISSIVGVGSVGLAALVTALLTLGFVNDAANASHPQIVTLWTWISVGEFQPTIGLALDGLSLTMLGIITGVGFLIHLFAAWYMRGDEGVTRFYTYMNLFVFSMVLLVLGDNLLLLFLGWEGVGMCSYLLIGYYYQNSANGWAGFKAFIITRIGDVFLAIGMFLLFAKLGTLNIAEILSLAPQMWQAGDSTVELAALLLLGGAVGKSAQLPLHTWLADAMAGPTPVSALIHAATMVTAGVYLIARMHGIFELAPTALFLTGLIGALTLLMAGFAALAQTDIKRVLAYSTMSQIGYMFLALGVGAFDAAVFHLMVHAFFKALLFLSAGAVIISCHHEQDIRRLGGLWRKLPLAYMGFIVGGAALVALPLVTAGFYSKDEILWQAFAADQQGLLIAGLIGALLTSLYTTRLVIGIFHGEMKSDGARHSKAGRGLAHGLPLVILAVLSTFLGAWIVPPLSGVLPVSPGEGMEAGHTALELIASATALIGLGLGAWLFIIKRDWLTHITQQGIGAGLWAWWNLAWGFDIVFDWLLVRPYRGLVRIMRGDLFDAFFRLIAHALRAVHFGLSRTQTGKLRGYAATMVVGATLILLSLALVF is encoded by the coding sequence ATGATAACGTCACTGCTTTCGACGGCGCTATTGCTGCCGCTAACGTTCCTGCTACCTCTGGCAGGAACGCTGATTCTGGCCTTTTCCCGGGGCAAGCTTGGCTATCGTATCAGTTCCATTGTGGGAGTCGGCAGCGTGGGACTGGCCGCGTTGGTCACCGCATTGCTGACACTGGGTTTTGTCAACGACGCGGCGAACGCCAGCCATCCTCAAATCGTGACCCTGTGGACCTGGATATCCGTGGGGGAGTTTCAGCCAACTATTGGGTTGGCCCTGGATGGGCTGTCGCTGACCATGCTCGGCATTATTACCGGCGTGGGCTTTCTGATTCATTTGTTTGCCGCTTGGTACATGCGCGGCGATGAAGGCGTTACGCGTTTTTACACCTACATGAACCTGTTCGTGTTCAGCATGGTACTACTGGTACTAGGTGATAATCTGCTGCTGCTGTTCCTGGGCTGGGAAGGGGTCGGCATGTGCAGCTACCTGCTGATCGGCTACTACTATCAGAACAGTGCCAACGGCTGGGCAGGGTTCAAAGCCTTCATCATTACCCGCATCGGCGATGTGTTCCTGGCCATAGGTATGTTTTTGCTGTTTGCTAAACTCGGCACCCTGAACATTGCCGAGATCCTTTCTCTCGCACCGCAGATGTGGCAAGCCGGGGATTCAACGGTGGAGCTGGCGGCACTGTTACTACTGGGTGGAGCCGTGGGTAAGTCTGCCCAACTACCGCTGCACACCTGGCTTGCCGACGCCATGGCCGGCCCCACGCCAGTGTCGGCCCTGATCCACGCCGCGACCATGGTCACCGCTGGGGTGTATTTGATCGCGCGCATGCACGGGATATTTGAGCTGGCACCTACGGCACTCTTCCTGACGGGGCTGATCGGTGCCCTGACGCTACTGATGGCTGGCTTCGCAGCCTTGGCCCAGACCGACATCAAACGGGTACTGGCCTATTCCACCATGAGCCAAATTGGTTATATGTTTCTTGCGCTGGGAGTTGGCGCTTTCGACGCGGCCGTCTTCCATTTGATGGTTCATGCCTTCTTTAAAGCACTGCTGTTTCTCTCAGCCGGGGCGGTGATCATCAGTTGTCATCACGAACAGGATATACGCCGTCTCGGCGGCCTATGGCGCAAGCTGCCTCTTGCCTACATGGGCTTTATTGTCGGTGGTGCCGCACTGGTGGCTTTGCCGTTGGTTACTGCAGGCTTCTACAGCAAAGATGAAATTCTCTGGCAGGCCTTCGCGGCGGATCAACAAGGGCTACTGATCGCCGGTTTAATTGGCGCGTTGTTGACCTCTCTATACACCACGCGTCTGGTCATTGGCATCTTCCATGGTGAAATGAAGAGCGACGGTGCCCGTCATTCCAAGGCAGGGCGAGGCTTGGCCCATGGTCTGCCACTGGTGATCTTGGCCGTGCTCTCGACTTTCCTAGGCGCCTGGATTGTGCCGCCGCTGAGCGGGGTCTTACCGGTTAGTCCCGGCGAGGGCATGGAAGCGGGGCATACCGCACTTGAGTTGATCGCGTCGGCCACGGCGTTGATCGGTCTTGGCTTGGGCGCCTGGTTGTTTATCATCAAGCGCGACTGGCTAACACACATCACTCAGCAGGGCATCGGTGCTGGGTTGTGGGCTTGGTGGAACCTTGCGTGGGGTTTTGACATTGTTTTCGATTGGCTTCTGGTACGGCCCTATCGCGGCTTAGTTCGAATAATGCGGGGCGATCTGTTTGACGCCTTCTTCCGTTTGATTGCCCATGCTTTGCGTGCTGTGCATTTCGGACTCTCTCGCACCCAGACCGGCAAGCTGCGTGGGTATGCTGCCACCATGGTGGTCGGGGCCACGCTGATCCTGCTGAGCCTGGCGCTGGTGTTCTAG
- the nuoM gene encoding NADH-quinone oxidoreductase subunit M, with protein MILVWLIVIPFIGGLLCWQIERFGDKPTRWIALATMLAELLISLWLWTQLDFHMPALDGTATRWALEYQVDWIERFGISFHLAMDGLSLVLIALTSFLGVLAVLCSWNEIVRRIGFFHLNLLWILTGVTGVFLAIDLFLFFFFWELMLVPMYFLIALWGHSGAKGKTRIGAATKFFIYTQASGLLMLVSILGLVFAHHANTGEYSFSYQVLLETTLSPTLSTWLMLGFFIAFAVKLPVVPLHGWLPDAHAQAPTAGSVDLAGILLKTAAYGMMRFALPLFPEASQAFAPIAMGLGLLGIYYGAILACGQQNVKRFIAYTSIAHMGFVLIGIYSGSVLALQGVVILMLAHAFSAAGLFILSGQLYERLHTREMDKMGGLWGRLGSLPGFWLFFIAASLGIPVTANFVGEFMVLFGTFATAPWVVVIASFGLVLAAIYSLILMQRVHYGPPRSETPLKGLDTREFAMMLSIVVLLIWLGIYPQPLLDTTDAAMGEVHRLFEIPGAPEPGVDTGPGATTMLMPEAR; from the coding sequence ATGATACTGGTGTGGTTAATCGTGATCCCTTTCATCGGGGGGCTCTTATGCTGGCAGATTGAGCGGTTTGGCGATAAGCCAACGCGCTGGATCGCGCTTGCCACCATGCTGGCCGAGCTGTTGATCTCGCTGTGGCTGTGGACGCAGCTCGATTTTCATATGCCCGCGCTAGATGGCACGGCAACCCGGTGGGCGCTGGAATATCAGGTGGACTGGATCGAGCGCTTTGGCATCAGCTTTCACCTTGCCATGGATGGTTTGTCGCTGGTATTGATCGCGCTAACCAGCTTTCTCGGCGTGTTGGCGGTGCTGTGTTCGTGGAACGAAATTGTACGCCGGATTGGTTTCTTCCACCTTAACTTGCTGTGGATTCTCACCGGCGTTACCGGCGTGTTTTTGGCTATTGACCTGTTCCTGTTTTTCTTCTTTTGGGAGCTGATGTTGGTGCCGATGTACTTCCTGATTGCCCTTTGGGGCCACAGCGGTGCAAAGGGCAAAACCCGTATTGGCGCGGCCACCAAATTCTTCATCTATACCCAGGCCAGCGGGCTGTTGATGTTGGTCTCTATCTTGGGGTTGGTGTTCGCTCATCATGCCAACACCGGTGAGTACTCTTTCAGCTATCAGGTGCTGCTGGAGACCACGCTGTCGCCGACACTTTCCACGTGGTTGATGTTGGGTTTCTTTATCGCCTTCGCGGTCAAACTTCCGGTGGTGCCGCTGCACGGTTGGCTGCCGGATGCCCATGCTCAGGCACCTACCGCCGGCAGCGTAGATCTGGCAGGGATACTTCTTAAAACTGCCGCCTACGGCATGATGCGTTTTGCTTTGCCGCTGTTTCCAGAGGCCTCCCAGGCATTCGCGCCCATCGCCATGGGGCTTGGGCTACTGGGTATTTACTACGGTGCAATACTCGCCTGCGGGCAGCAGAACGTTAAACGTTTCATCGCCTATACCAGTATCGCCCACATGGGGTTCGTGCTGATCGGCATTTATTCCGGCTCTGTGCTGGCTTTGCAGGGCGTGGTGATACTGATGCTGGCCCACGCCTTTTCTGCCGCAGGGTTATTTATCCTAAGCGGACAGCTATACGAGCGCCTGCATACTCGTGAGATGGATAAGATGGGCGGACTATGGGGACGACTGGGGAGTCTGCCGGGGTTCTGGCTGTTCTTTATTGCTGCTTCGCTGGGAATACCGGTCACCGCCAATTTCGTCGGCGAATTTATGGTGCTGTTCGGCACCTTTGCCACGGCACCCTGGGTGGTGGTGATCGCGAGTTTTGGCTTGGTATTGGCGGCGATCTATTCGCTGATCCTGATGCAGCGCGTGCACTATGGCCCGCCACGCAGCGAGACGCCGTTAAAGGGGCTTGATACCCGAGAATTTGCCATGATGCTGAGCATCGTCGTGCTCCTGATATGGCTTGGCATCTACCCCCAGCCGCTACTTGATACCACCGACGCCGCCATGGGCGAGGTGCATCGGCTGTTCGAGATCCCGGGCGCCCCTGAGCCGGGAGTCGATACCGGGCCGGGTGCGACCACTATGCTGATGCCGGAGGCCCGCTGA
- the nuoN gene encoding NADH-quinone oxidoreductase subunit NuoN, protein MPVAALIAYLPMMLVAATAVAVMLGIAWRREHAVTVAASVLGLGLALIAQVFAWRVIPVHTPLLDFDGLALLAGILILASSLVCAILSHAYLETFHGAREEFYVLLLCAAAGGLVLAASQHLASLFIGLELLSMPLYGMLAYAYHEQRSLEAGIKYLILSAAASAFLLFGMALLYAQTGELRIDVLMASLDSNTGVWGLAGVGLMLVGLGFKLSVVPFHLWTPDVYEGGPAPATTFLATASKVAVFVLLMRLMLSVPALQGDWLRTVLTWLALASMLIGNLLALTQSNLKRILGYSSIAHFGYLLIVLVVADGLAAETGGVYLITYVLSTLAAFGVVILISSTASGEDAAGLHHYRGLFWRRPYLTAVLTVAMLSLAGIPATVGFIGKFYLIALGVEAQSWWLVGGIILGSAIGLYYYLRVIITLFMAEPGMHRRDASDDWGIRAGGLAVLAVVGLVILLGVYPAPMIELARTLSAITIR, encoded by the coding sequence ATGCCCGTTGCTGCTCTTATCGCCTATCTGCCCATGATGCTGGTGGCCGCGACGGCTGTCGCGGTAATGCTTGGTATCGCCTGGCGTCGCGAGCACGCCGTAACGGTTGCTGCCAGCGTATTGGGTCTGGGGCTGGCTTTGATCGCTCAGGTGTTTGCCTGGCGGGTGATTCCTGTACACACGCCACTGCTCGATTTTGATGGTCTGGCGCTATTGGCCGGGATCTTGATACTGGCGTCGAGTCTGGTTTGCGCGATCCTGTCCCATGCCTATCTTGAGACTTTTCACGGCGCCCGCGAAGAGTTCTATGTTCTGCTGCTGTGCGCGGCGGCTGGGGGCCTGGTGCTGGCAGCGAGTCAGCATCTGGCCAGTCTGTTCATCGGCCTGGAGCTGTTATCCATGCCGCTCTATGGAATGCTGGCCTACGCTTACCATGAGCAGCGCTCCCTTGAAGCCGGCATTAAATACCTGATTCTTTCTGCCGCCGCCAGCGCTTTTTTACTGTTCGGTATGGCGCTGCTCTATGCTCAGACTGGTGAGTTACGGATCGACGTTTTGATGGCTAGCCTTGATTCGAACACCGGTGTCTGGGGCCTGGCGGGCGTTGGCCTGATGCTCGTGGGTCTGGGTTTCAAGCTTTCAGTAGTGCCATTTCATCTATGGACCCCGGACGTCTACGAGGGTGGGCCGGCGCCGGCGACCACCTTTCTGGCCACCGCCAGCAAAGTGGCGGTGTTCGTGTTGCTTATGCGACTGATGCTGTCGGTGCCAGCCCTGCAAGGTGACTGGCTGCGCACGGTGCTTACCTGGCTGGCACTTGCCAGCATGCTAATCGGCAACCTGCTGGCGCTGACGCAGTCTAACCTCAAGCGCATACTTGGCTATTCGTCGATTGCTCATTTCGGCTACCTGCTGATCGTGCTGGTGGTCGCGGACGGTCTGGCGGCGGAAACGGGAGGGGTCTACCTGATCACCTACGTGTTGAGCACTCTGGCGGCGTTTGGCGTGGTCATTCTGATCTCGAGCACTGCCAGCGGCGAAGACGCAGCAGGGCTGCACCACTATCGCGGCCTGTTCTGGCGGCGCCCGTACCTGACCGCAGTACTGACCGTGGCTATGCTGTCGTTGGCGGGCATTCCGGCGACCGTCGGCTTCATCGGCAAGTTTTATCTAATTGCTCTGGGCGTTGAAGCCCAGAGCTGGTGGCTGGTGGGTGGCATCATCCTTGGCAGCGCCATCGGGCTTTACTACTATCTGAGGGTTATAATCACACTGTTTATGGCCGAGCCGGGAATGCACCGTCGCGACGCATCCGATGATTGGGGCATTCGGGCAGGGGGGCTGGCAGTGCTTGCTGTAGTGGGATTGGTGATACTGCTCGGTGTCTATCCCGCGCCGATGATCGAGCTTGCCCGAACCCTTAGTGCGATAACCATCCGCTGA
- the nuoJ gene encoding NADH-quinone oxidoreductase subunit J: protein MEYAFYLSGLVAVLATLGVISNPNPVHGVLYLVVSLLAVAMVFFALGAPFAGALEIIVYAGAIMVLFVFVVMMLNLGEAAVAQERAWLQPRTWLGPSLLAGVLLLTLIDLLLRGDGGVLVQGDVLSAKQVGTILFGPWLLVVELSALLLLAALVTASHVGRLRQLGSDSKIGKEAP, encoded by the coding sequence ATGGAATACGCATTTTACCTGAGCGGTCTGGTCGCGGTGCTGGCGACCCTGGGGGTTATCAGCAATCCCAATCCAGTGCATGGGGTGCTGTATCTGGTGGTGTCATTGCTGGCCGTGGCCATGGTGTTCTTTGCCCTGGGTGCGCCCTTCGCGGGGGCGCTTGAGATTATCGTCTACGCCGGAGCAATCATGGTGCTGTTCGTTTTTGTGGTGATGATGCTTAACCTGGGCGAGGCGGCGGTCGCCCAGGAGCGCGCCTGGTTGCAACCGCGCACGTGGCTGGGGCCATCGCTGCTCGCCGGTGTCTTGCTGCTGACGCTGATCGACTTACTGTTGCGCGGCGATGGGGGCGTGCTGGTGCAGGGTGATGTGCTGAGCGCCAAGCAGGTGGGCACGATTCTGTTCGGCCCTTGGCTGCTGGTAGTGGAACTCAGCGCTTTGCTGCTGCTGGCAGCGCTGGTCACGGCCTCTCATGTCGGACGTTTACGCCAGCTAGGGTCGGATTCAAAGATTGGCAAGGAAGCTCCATGA
- a CDS encoding CLCA_X family protein, with the protein MTAQASVSFITVRRRFDFRNIEVGRWVTPEERDRAAGRFYRALINLMTILQGPEALVSLRGSLGLQYGIGGRLGVAAHYIPATRQLALAKNAGAGSLAHEWFHAFDHYMGNKAFRNLDRHGFASSGWLNSANQKEHPLNERLSNCFQAILLTEDGASPSPLFLASQKADQRLKLLYYAKPEELCARAFEAFVEDSQPRNSFLVRGTVYSDEAQAGLYPAGVQRQRINDTFQTYFEALGAALYREQTKAG; encoded by the coding sequence ATGACGGCACAAGCTTCGGTGTCCTTTATCACAGTGAGGCGCCGATTCGATTTTCGTAACATCGAAGTTGGGCGTTGGGTAACCCCTGAAGAGCGGGACAGAGCGGCTGGTCGGTTCTATCGGGCGCTGATCAATCTGATGACCATTCTTCAGGGGCCGGAAGCACTTGTTTCCCTGCGAGGCTCGCTGGGCCTGCAGTACGGAATTGGTGGGCGGCTAGGGGTGGCCGCACATTATATCCCGGCGACTCGGCAGTTGGCGTTAGCCAAAAACGCCGGAGCAGGGAGTCTCGCCCATGAATGGTTCCACGCCTTCGACCACTACATGGGAAACAAGGCGTTCCGGAATCTGGATAGGCATGGTTTTGCCTCCAGTGGCTGGCTGAACAGCGCGAACCAGAAAGAGCATCCGCTTAATGAACGGCTGAGCAACTGCTTTCAGGCTATCTTGCTTACCGAAGATGGTGCGTCACCCAGTCCGCTGTTTCTTGCCTCACAGAAGGCCGATCAACGACTGAAACTTCTCTATTACGCCAAACCGGAAGAGCTTTGTGCCCGGGCGTTTGAAGCTTTCGTCGAAGACAGCCAGCCCCGTAACAGCTTTCTGGTGCGGGGCACGGTGTATTCCGACGAGGCCCAGGCGGGGCTGTACCCGGCGGGCGTCCAGCGACAGCGAATTAACGATACCTTTCAGACCTACTTCGAGGCCCTGGGCGCGGCACTGTATCGGGAACAGACCAAAGCCGGATGA
- the selD gene encoding selenide, water dikinase SelD translates to MKIRLTEFSHGAGCGCKIAPDVLERILQTKVPQFSDPRLLVGNESRDDAAVVDIGNGIGIISTTDFFMPVVDDPYDFGRIAAANAISDVYAMGGKPLMAIAILGWPVNALAPEIASKVIDGGRMICGQAGITLAGGHSIDAPEPIFGLAVTGQVATDRIMRNDRAREGDLLYLTKPLGVGILTSASKKGLLTDADLALAVENMTTLNKPGLVFAEIDGVHAMTDVTGFGLAGHLLEVCRGSGLSAKVNLRALPVMPNLSPYIEAGCIPGGTYRNATAFGSCVHNMTESGSLIMCDPQTSGGLLVAVAPSARVEFEQAAKSQGITASPFGEMVAQSGGASSSLLYVE, encoded by the coding sequence TTGAAAATTCGATTAACTGAATTCAGCCACGGTGCGGGCTGCGGCTGTAAGATTGCACCGGATGTTTTAGAGCGAATCTTGCAAACCAAGGTTCCACAGTTTTCAGATCCCCGGCTGCTGGTGGGAAATGAAAGCCGAGATGATGCGGCCGTCGTCGATATTGGTAACGGGATAGGCATTATCAGCACAACAGACTTTTTTATGCCTGTTGTTGATGACCCGTATGACTTTGGGCGAATTGCTGCCGCCAACGCCATCAGCGATGTTTATGCCATGGGCGGTAAGCCGCTGATGGCAATTGCAATTCTAGGATGGCCCGTGAATGCTCTGGCTCCGGAGATTGCATCCAAAGTGATAGATGGCGGCCGAATGATATGCGGCCAGGCAGGCATTACGCTGGCTGGTGGTCACAGTATTGACGCACCGGAGCCAATCTTTGGGCTTGCTGTTACCGGTCAGGTTGCCACTGATCGGATTATGCGTAATGACCGTGCCCGTGAAGGTGACCTGCTTTATCTCACTAAGCCGCTCGGCGTCGGCATTCTCACCAGCGCATCGAAGAAAGGTCTACTGACAGACGCTGACCTGGCTTTGGCCGTGGAGAACATGACAACGCTCAATAAGCCAGGGTTGGTATTTGCAGAAATAGATGGCGTGCACGCAATGACAGACGTTACCGGCTTTGGGTTAGCTGGGCATCTTCTTGAAGTTTGTCGCGGTAGCGGGTTGTCTGCCAAAGTGAATTTGCGTGCGCTGCCGGTAATGCCGAACCTGTCCCCTTATATTGAGGCTGGGTGCATCCCCGGAGGCACTTATCGTAATGCAACGGCCTTTGGTTCTTGTGTTCACAATATGACGGAGAGTGGTTCTCTTATCATGTGTGACCCTCAAACAAGTGGTGGCTTGCTAGTGGCTGTGGCTCCTTCTGCAAGGGTAGAATTCGAGCAAGCCGCGAAAAGCCAGGGAATTACGGCCAGCCCGTTTGGGGAAATGGTGGCGCAGTCTGGTGGTGCAAGCAGCAGCCTTCTTTATGTGGAGTGA
- a CDS encoding IS1595 family transposase: MYLEATVQHDDFNDLLRRVPDFTTPQLKKLRHHIEKRVKLDAVYETLTASEEAVTQCPYCQSKMFIRWGSSGNERQRYRCKHCAKTFNALVGSPLYRMRKEELWLEYVETMRYGLSLRKAAKVTGVSLRTAFRWRHAFLSSPRDHKATSLSGIIEADETFLPESFKGKKTMPRPARKRGGGKVTQVPIALALDRSGHITHHVLEHDTKEEIIAALAPVIRENSVLCTDGNLSYVEMVKTFDHLEHKRLIAKDNSRVVEGVYHIQTLNNFTQRWKGWLKRFHGVGTARVDNYLAWFRFMDEREEFQDIVWVRGAIPSLEWPANR; this comes from the coding sequence ATGTATTTGGAGGCTACCGTGCAGCACGATGATTTCAACGACCTTCTACGCCGCGTTCCTGACTTCACCACCCCACAGCTGAAAAAGCTACGGCATCATATTGAAAAACGCGTCAAACTGGATGCTGTTTACGAGACGCTGACGGCCAGTGAAGAGGCGGTTACCCAGTGCCCTTATTGTCAGTCCAAGATGTTTATTCGCTGGGGATCATCCGGGAATGAGCGCCAGCGCTACCGCTGTAAACATTGCGCAAAGACCTTCAACGCGCTGGTGGGTAGCCCGCTGTACCGCATGCGTAAAGAAGAGCTCTGGCTAGAGTATGTGGAAACGATGCGCTATGGCCTATCCCTACGCAAAGCGGCCAAGGTGACCGGTGTCAGCCTACGCACGGCCTTTCGCTGGCGTCATGCCTTTCTAAGCAGTCCCAGAGATCATAAGGCTACGTCGTTGTCCGGCATCATCGAGGCCGACGAGACATTCCTGCCGGAGTCCTTCAAGGGAAAAAAGACGATGCCTCGGCCAGCCCGTAAACGTGGGGGCGGTAAGGTGACTCAGGTGCCCATCGCATTGGCGCTGGATCGCTCCGGACACATTACCCACCATGTTCTAGAGCACGACACTAAGGAGGAAATTATCGCAGCCTTGGCCCCAGTGATCCGCGAGAACTCCGTCTTGTGCACAGATGGCAACCTTTCCTATGTAGAAATGGTGAAGACGTTTGACCATCTTGAGCATAAGCGATTGATTGCGAAGGATAACAGCCGGGTTGTTGAGGGTGTTTACCACATCCAGACCCTGAACAATTTTACCCAACGCTGGAAGGGTTGGCTTAAGCGCTTCCACGGTGTCGGAACGGCCCGCGTGGACAATTACCTGGCGTGGTTCCGCTTTATGGACGAAAGGGAGGAGTTTCAAGATATTGTTTGGGTTCGGGGGGCGATTCCCAGTTTGGAGTGGCCTGCCAACAGGTAA
- the nuoI gene encoding NADH-quinone oxidoreductase subunit NuoI: MYKGLLKGTWSQLRTLGMVFMHGFRKRETVNYPEEEVYLSPRYRGRIVLTRDPDGEERCVACNLCAVACPVACISLEKGEREDGRWYPEFFRINFSRCIFCGMCEEACPTSAIQLTPDFEMGEYNRQELVYEKEDLLISGPGKDHNYNFYKVAGMAIAGKDKGKGVAEYEPIKVTTLLP; the protein is encoded by the coding sequence ATGTACAAGGGACTTTTAAAAGGTACTTGGTCGCAATTGCGCACCCTGGGTATGGTTTTTATGCATGGGTTTCGCAAGCGCGAAACCGTCAACTATCCGGAAGAAGAAGTCTATCTGTCGCCGCGTTATCGCGGGCGCATTGTGCTGACCCGGGATCCGGATGGCGAGGAACGTTGCGTGGCCTGCAATCTGTGCGCCGTTGCCTGTCCGGTGGCTTGTATCTCGTTGGAGAAGGGCGAAAGGGAAGATGGGCGCTGGTACCCCGAATTCTTTCGCATTAACTTTTCGCGCTGCATTTTTTGCGGCATGTGTGAAGAAGCCTGCCCGACCTCGGCGATCCAGCTAACGCCAGACTTCGAGATGGGTGAATACAACCGCCAAGAGCTGGTATATGAAAAGGAAGATCTGTTGATTAGCGGCCCTGGCAAGGACCACAACTATAATTTCTACAAGGTAGCGGGCATGGCCATCGCCGGCAAAGACAAGGGTAAGGGCGTGGCGGAATACGAGCCGATCAAGGTCACCACGCTGCTTCCCTGA